In one window of Pseudoalteromonas espejiana DSM 9414 DNA:
- a CDS encoding transglutaminase-like cysteine peptidase → MGQKYGPARVIVARNWQAMLVQTQSKSEQQQILIVNDFFARNLRYQTDIQLWKQNDYWATPLETLGRGLGDCEDYAIAKYISLRALGVSDDKLRLIYVKAKLAGTNKTQAHMVLGYFATPNAQPLILDSLITKVLPAAKRVDLSPVFSFNSQGLWANNSTKSVASPTARLSRWRKILEQTSQEGVMW, encoded by the coding sequence ATGGGCCAAAAGTATGGCCCTGCACGCGTTATAGTGGCGCGCAACTGGCAGGCAATGCTAGTACAAACTCAAAGTAAATCAGAACAACAACAAATTTTAATTGTGAACGATTTTTTTGCACGCAATTTACGCTATCAAACCGATATACAGTTATGGAAACAAAATGACTATTGGGCAACACCACTTGAAACCCTAGGCCGGGGTTTAGGTGATTGTGAGGATTATGCCATTGCTAAGTACATTAGCTTGCGGGCCCTTGGCGTTAGCGATGACAAACTCAGACTGATATATGTAAAAGCAAAACTTGCTGGCACAAACAAAACACAAGCGCATATGGTTTTAGGCTACTTTGCTACGCCTAATGCCCAGCCGCTTATTTTAGATAGTTTAATAACAAAGGTGTTACCTGCAGCAAAACGAGTTGATTTAAGCCCTGTATTTAGCTTTAACAGCCAAGGTTTATGGGCAAATAACTCGACCAAAAGTGTAGCCAGTCCAACGGCAAGGTTATCGCGCTGGCGTAAAATTTTGGAGCAAACATCACAAGAAGGGGTTATGT
- a CDS encoding LPP20 family lipoprotein — protein MRAIILLTLASLGLGGCSSVFDKHVEYTYVEPNNYPTLKAVGYAPISLQQGANKSQKQLMAIKASKLEAYRELTEQVYGQKITAGTSVAGAIAQDDYMESKVQGIIKGAQIIKTYSVDDVYVTELELNMKRVHDLYIGEIKPREVKKVTYY, from the coding sequence ATGCGAGCAATTATATTACTTACTTTGGCAAGCCTTGGTCTTGGCGGTTGCAGTAGTGTGTTTGATAAACATGTTGAATATACCTACGTTGAGCCAAATAATTATCCAACGCTTAAAGCGGTGGGTTATGCGCCTATTAGCTTGCAGCAGGGCGCAAATAAATCGCAAAAGCAATTAATGGCTATAAAGGCATCAAAGCTTGAGGCATACCGCGAATTAACTGAGCAAGTATATGGCCAAAAAATTACTGCAGGTACTTCTGTGGCAGGTGCAATAGCACAAGATGATTACATGGAAAGTAAGGTACAAGGCATAATAAAAGGCGCTCAAATTATTAAAACGTACTCAGTGGATGATGTGTATGTAACCGAGCTTGAGCTAAACATGAAACGCGTTCACGATTTATACATTGGCGAAATTAAACCACGAGAAGTTAAAAAGGTAACCTACTACTAA
- a CDS encoding flagellar assembly protein FlgT produces the protein MNTFLSSLFAGVTSAVLLTFSTSTYAQWFESTGHAQIQNGDISSAKSSAIKDAITQALVFSGARVSSVQTLVDGVLTQDQLKISSHGEIQKIELVSEQRQNEQFAITLRLDVFAQTEQCPQSHFNKFIAVTQSQLVHREHALMGQIFDINKVVSKSLFNALQKTKMSALPVAYYNKAIDVGSYFTQQYDYSNAQLEELSNRSNAQYVLLSQITNLAPSDKLNNDYAFWQDEIYQRSYAVEFMLFDGTTYEQLWQNSYRTQAIWPFEKTAIIDVNSDRFWQSPFGQSISDINQTVSYDIQAAMACFPTKGKIMHMENSKLVINLGKDHGLKKGQLLSIAHHNYLTDAKGNTMPHTITTLNTIRVEQLYNQSAIAVSIDDKPLPGVQINDVVEIVSQER, from the coding sequence ATGAACACGTTTTTATCATCACTATTTGCAGGTGTAACTAGCGCTGTTTTATTAACGTTTTCTACCAGTACTTACGCACAATGGTTTGAATCTACCGGCCATGCGCAAATTCAAAATGGTGACATTAGCAGTGCTAAATCGTCTGCAATTAAAGATGCAATTACGCAAGCACTGGTGTTTTCTGGGGCGCGGGTTAGCTCAGTACAAACCTTGGTAGATGGGGTATTAACACAAGATCAGCTTAAAATTAGTAGCCATGGCGAAATTCAAAAAATAGAGCTTGTTAGTGAGCAGCGCCAAAACGAGCAATTTGCTATTACCTTACGCCTCGATGTGTTTGCTCAAACAGAGCAATGCCCACAAAGTCACTTTAATAAATTTATAGCAGTAACCCAAAGTCAACTTGTACACCGAGAGCACGCGTTAATGGGTCAAATATTTGACATTAATAAAGTGGTAAGTAAAAGTTTATTTAACGCGCTTCAAAAAACAAAAATGAGCGCCCTACCTGTTGCTTATTACAATAAAGCTATCGATGTGGGTAGCTACTTCACACAACAATACGATTACTCAAACGCACAACTAGAAGAACTTTCAAACCGAAGCAACGCACAGTATGTATTACTAAGCCAAATAACTAACTTAGCACCCAGCGATAAGCTAAATAATGACTACGCCTTTTGGCAAGACGAAATCTACCAACGCAGCTATGCCGTTGAGTTTATGCTATTTGATGGCACCACCTACGAGCAGCTGTGGCAAAACAGCTACCGTACACAAGCAATTTGGCCATTTGAAAAAACAGCCATTATTGATGTAAACAGTGATAGGTTTTGGCAATCACCCTTCGGACAAAGCATTAGCGATATAAATCAAACTGTAAGTTACGATATTCAAGCCGCTATGGCGTGCTTCCCTACTAAGGGAAAAATAATGCACATGGAAAACAGTAAACTAGTAATTAATTTAGGAAAAGATCATGGCCTTAAAAAAGGCCAGTTACTTAGCATTGCCCATCATAACTATTTAACTGATGCAAAAGGCAATACCATGCCGCATACCATTACTACACTTAACACCATACGCGTTGAGCAACTTTATAACCAAAGTGCAATAGCCGTAAGCATTGACGATAAGCCGCTTCCTGGCGTGCAAATAAATGATGTGGTAGAAATTGTAAGCCAAGAACGTTAA
- a CDS encoding LysR substrate-binding domain-containing protein: protein MNLKDLEYVKAIAHYKHFRKAADACFVSQPTLSGQVKKLEQELGVVLFDRSTKHVTLTAQGERLLTQIDFILEQTQILKELAATSNGPLQGKLKIGIIPTIAPYLLPALLTSMKAAFTQSHFSFIEMQTATILDALDNGELDFAILADVPELKNYHTVNLYKEDFVVAVSTDNPLANHKKVAVSDLQSCSLLMLSDGHCFKDQAQKFCFSAGVDVSNQYQGNSLETLLALVAIDDGVTFVPKLACTQRVGIEYLPIFPNQQRNVVFACRKHYPHLSGVEQLGEWLSAHPNLKRALGAC from the coding sequence TTGAACTTAAAAGATTTAGAATACGTAAAAGCAATAGCGCACTATAAGCATTTTCGCAAAGCTGCCGACGCCTGCTTTGTTAGCCAACCTACCTTAAGTGGCCAAGTTAAAAAGCTTGAGCAAGAGCTTGGCGTCGTTTTGTTTGACCGCTCCACCAAGCACGTTACCTTAACAGCACAAGGTGAACGTTTGTTGACGCAAATTGATTTTATTTTAGAGCAAACGCAAATCTTAAAAGAGCTGGCTGCAACTTCAAATGGGCCACTTCAGGGCAAATTAAAAATTGGAATTATTCCTACCATTGCGCCGTACTTACTGCCTGCTTTACTTACATCAATGAAGGCGGCGTTTACCCAAAGCCACTTTTCATTTATCGAAATGCAAACAGCGACTATTTTAGATGCACTTGATAACGGCGAACTCGATTTTGCTATTTTGGCTGATGTTCCCGAGCTTAAAAATTACCATACGGTTAATTTGTATAAAGAGGACTTTGTTGTTGCTGTATCAACAGATAACCCGCTAGCTAATCATAAAAAAGTGGCAGTAAGCGATTTACAAAGTTGTAGCCTATTAATGTTAAGTGATGGCCATTGCTTTAAAGATCAAGCCCAAAAGTTTTGTTTTTCTGCAGGTGTAGATGTCTCTAACCAGTATCAAGGCAATAGTTTAGAAACATTGCTTGCGCTGGTGGCAATAGATGATGGGGTTACATTTGTACCAAAACTTGCGTGTACTCAGCGCGTGGGTATTGAGTATTTACCTATTTTTCCAAATCAACAACGCAATGTGGTATTTGCTTGTAGAAAGCACTACCCGCATTTGTCGGGTGTGGAGCAACTCGGTGAATGGCTAAGTGCGCACCCAAACTTAAAGCGGGCGCTTGGGGCGTGTTGA
- a CDS encoding glutathione peroxidase translates to MLKNIEGQTIPNVTFATRQNDEWKSVTSDEIFKGRTVVVFSLPGAFTPTCSSTHLPRYNELAGVLKQNGVDEIVCLSVNDTFVMNAWAEHQEAQNITLLPDGNGEFTDGMGMLVDKNDLGFGKRSWRYSMLVKDGVIDKMFIEPDLPGDPFEVSDADTMLDYINPKQTKPEPVTVFSKPGCPFCKKAKELLTEKGYAFEEVVMGAGATLTSLKAITGRDTVPQIFIGGKHIGGSDDLEKYFA, encoded by the coding sequence ATGTTAAAGAATATTGAAGGTCAAACAATCCCAAACGTTACATTTGCAACGCGTCAAAACGACGAATGGAAATCAGTAACTTCTGACGAAATTTTTAAAGGCAGAACCGTTGTTGTGTTCTCACTACCGGGTGCATTTACGCCAACGTGTTCGTCTACTCACTTACCACGCTATAACGAGCTAGCAGGTGTACTTAAGCAAAATGGCGTAGATGAAATTGTATGTTTATCAGTAAACGACACTTTTGTAATGAACGCATGGGCTGAGCACCAAGAAGCGCAAAACATCACATTACTACCAGACGGTAACGGCGAATTTACTGACGGCATGGGCATGTTAGTAGATAAAAACGATTTAGGTTTTGGCAAGCGTAGCTGGAGATACTCTATGCTAGTTAAAGATGGCGTAATCGACAAAATGTTCATCGAGCCAGACTTACCAGGCGACCCGTTTGAAGTATCTGATGCAGACACAATGCTTGACTACATCAACCCAAAACAAACTAAGCCGGAGCCAGTAACCGTATTTTCTAAACCTGGTTGCCCGTTCTGTAAAAAAGCAAAAGAGCTACTAACAGAAAAAGGCTACGCATTTGAAGAAGTTGTTATGGGCGCAGGCGCAACACTTACAAGCCTTAAAGCAATCACTGGTCGTGATACCGTTCCACAAATATTTATTGGCGGTAAGCACATTGGCGGCTCAGACGATTTAGAAAAATACTTTGCTTAA
- a CDS encoding dihydrolipoyl dehydrogenase, producing MKELQTDVVVIGAGTAGLSAYRNAKQFTPNVLMIESGPYGTTCARVGCMPSKLLIAAAEAAHSIEMAPAFGVHSSKPQIDGKAVMARVKSERDRFAGFVVEAVDELPDEDKIRGYAKFLDANRVQIDDHTIITAKRFVIATGSRPSYPGVFNNFGDKLIINDDVFDWDDLPESVAVFGPGVIGLEIGQALSRLGVNVKLFGVGGAIGPLTDPVVKDYANTVFAKEFFVDTDSNVSDMMQVGDKAQLTYTDKQGDKHTEQFNYVLAATGRVPNVDKLALENTGIELDERGVPHADPHTMQCGESNIFIAGDASNMIPLLHEASDQGAIAGQNAGRFPDVRIGLRRAKIAAVFSDPQIAMVGESYSQITERLGECGCFEAGEVSFENQGRSRVMLKNKGHMRVYAEQGTGLFLGAEFIGPQAEHIAHLLAWAVQNKMTVPEMLDMPFYHPVIEEGLRTALRDLNAKLKFGPDIINSCMECGPGA from the coding sequence ATGAAAGAATTACAAACCGATGTTGTTGTTATAGGTGCAGGTACTGCAGGCTTAAGCGCATACCGTAACGCTAAACAATTTACCCCTAACGTATTAATGATTGAATCAGGCCCGTATGGCACTACCTGTGCACGCGTTGGTTGTATGCCGAGTAAATTACTAATTGCCGCAGCCGAAGCCGCGCATTCAATTGAAATGGCGCCTGCATTTGGTGTACATAGCTCAAAACCACAAATTGATGGTAAAGCAGTTATGGCACGCGTTAAAAGTGAACGAGATCGCTTTGCAGGATTCGTAGTAGAAGCCGTAGATGAATTACCCGATGAAGATAAAATTCGTGGTTACGCTAAATTTTTAGACGCTAACCGTGTACAAATAGATGACCACACAATTATTACTGCTAAACGCTTTGTAATTGCCACAGGTTCTCGCCCTTCATACCCTGGCGTTTTTAATAACTTTGGCGACAAACTTATTATTAACGACGATGTATTTGACTGGGATGACCTACCAGAATCAGTCGCCGTATTTGGCCCTGGTGTTATAGGCCTAGAAATTGGCCAAGCACTTAGCCGATTAGGCGTCAACGTAAAACTATTTGGTGTAGGCGGTGCAATTGGCCCACTTACAGACCCAGTAGTAAAAGACTATGCAAACACCGTTTTTGCTAAAGAATTTTTTGTAGATACCGACTCAAACGTATCTGACATGATGCAAGTAGGCGATAAAGCCCAGCTGACATACACCGATAAACAAGGTGATAAGCATACCGAGCAATTTAACTACGTGCTTGCAGCCACAGGCCGAGTACCCAATGTAGATAAATTAGCCCTAGAAAATACAGGTATAGAACTTGATGAGCGTGGTGTGCCACATGCCGACCCACATACAATGCAATGTGGCGAGTCAAATATATTTATAGCGGGCGATGCCAGTAATATGATCCCACTATTGCACGAAGCATCGGACCAAGGCGCTATTGCTGGCCAAAATGCAGGACGCTTCCCAGATGTTCGTATTGGCCTACGCCGCGCTAAAATTGCAGCTGTATTTAGCGACCCACAAATAGCAATGGTTGGTGAAAGTTATTCGCAAATTACAGAGCGCTTAGGTGAATGCGGTTGCTTTGAAGCAGGCGAAGTAAGCTTTGAAAATCAAGGCCGCAGCCGAGTTATGCTAAAAAATAAAGGCCACATGCGTGTTTACGCAGAGCAAGGCACAGGCTTATTTTTAGGTGCAGAATTTATTGGCCCACAAGCCGAGCATATAGCTCACTTACTAGCATGGGCTGTACAAAATAAAATGACCGTACCAGAAATGCTAGATATGCCATTTTACCACCCAGTAATAGAAGAAGGCCTACGCACTGCACTGCGTGATTTAAACGCCAAGCTAAAATTTGGCCCAGATATTATTAACAGCTGTATGGAATGTGGCCCAGGCGCTTAA
- a CDS encoding exopolyphosphatase gives MPNNKFRLVTRSDFDGLVCAVLLKDLDLIDDILFVHPKDMQDGKIDITENDITTNLPYVAGCHIAFDHHLSETVRNASDIKNHVIDPKAPSAARVVYDYYGGAEKFPNISTDMMDAVDKGDAAQFSKDEILNPTDWVLMNFIMDARTGLGRFREFKISNYQLMMKLIDACKDQSIEDILKMEDVAERVALYNEHNEKAKAQITQCATVHKNLVVLDLTQEETIYATNRFVIYAMYPDCNISIHKMWGLKKQNVVFAIGKSITNRSSNTNVGELCLKYGGGGHLNAGTCQVETSKAEAVLVELIDKITSDG, from the coding sequence ATGCCCAATAATAAATTTAGACTAGTCACCCGCAGCGATTTTGACGGCTTAGTGTGCGCCGTACTGTTAAAAGACTTAGACCTAATTGACGACATTTTATTTGTACACCCAAAAGACATGCAAGATGGCAAAATCGACATAACAGAAAACGACATCACCACTAACCTACCCTACGTTGCAGGCTGTCATATTGCTTTTGACCATCACTTAAGCGAAACCGTACGTAACGCAAGCGATATAAAAAACCACGTAATTGACCCTAAAGCTCCTTCTGCTGCACGCGTTGTTTATGATTACTATGGCGGCGCTGAAAAGTTTCCAAACATTAGCACTGATATGATGGACGCAGTAGATAAAGGCGATGCCGCACAGTTTTCAAAAGACGAAATATTAAACCCAACCGATTGGGTATTAATGAACTTTATAATGGATGCCCGCACAGGCCTTGGCCGATTCCGTGAATTTAAAATTTCAAACTACCAATTAATGATGAAACTCATTGATGCTTGTAAAGATCAAAGCATCGAAGACATTTTAAAAATGGAAGACGTAGCCGAACGTGTTGCGCTGTATAACGAGCATAACGAAAAAGCTAAAGCACAAATAACACAGTGTGCAACGGTACACAAAAACCTAGTGGTACTGGATTTAACCCAAGAAGAAACCATTTACGCCACCAACCGCTTTGTTATTTACGCCATGTACCCCGACTGCAATATATCAATTCACAAAATGTGGGGCCTAAAAAAACAAAACGTAGTATTTGCCATAGGTAAATCAATCACCAACCGCAGCTCAAACACCAATGTGGGCGAGTTATGCCTTAAATACGGCGGTGGCGGCCACTTGAACGCTGGCACCTGCCAAGTAGAAACCAGCAAAGCCGAAGCGGTGCTTGTTGAGCTGATAGATAAGATTACAAGTGATGGTTAA
- a CDS encoding FlgO family outer membrane protein, translating into MFNKLYAIAGLTTSLALTGCSITQNNEHNENVNTRSDYTVVTQSSQPAPVYANQSVQQQSEYDTARHFTPIKHHKTLVNYVEQMALDLVDTLESEAQDNNSINIAVTTIVDLDASLNKSNQLGNQIAESFIHQLQKFGYGVVDFKTMSTIDVSNRGDFVLSRDIEKLSESSMANYVLAGTLIYRPNGVAVNTRVINVHSKHVVATSRKLIPLYVLNKEDIYLSSN; encoded by the coding sequence ATGTTTAACAAACTATACGCTATAGCGGGGTTAACCACGAGCCTTGCGTTAACTGGATGCTCAATTACACAAAATAATGAGCACAACGAAAACGTTAACACGCGTTCAGATTACACTGTAGTAACGCAAAGTAGCCAACCTGCACCCGTTTATGCCAATCAATCTGTACAACAACAAAGTGAGTACGACACAGCTAGGCACTTTACACCGATTAAACACCATAAAACGCTCGTTAATTACGTAGAGCAAATGGCGCTTGATTTAGTCGACACGCTCGAATCTGAAGCACAAGATAACAACAGCATTAATATAGCGGTAACAACCATCGTTGATTTAGACGCATCGCTTAATAAAAGTAACCAATTAGGGAATCAAATAGCTGAGAGCTTTATTCATCAGCTGCAAAAATTTGGTTACGGTGTTGTTGACTTTAAAACCATGAGTACTATTGATGTATCTAACCGAGGTGACTTTGTATTATCTCGTGATATAGAAAAACTGAGTGAAAGCAGTATGGCTAACTACGTACTAGCAGGCACCTTAATCTACCGCCCAAATGGCGTAGCAGTAAATACCCGTGTTATAAATGTGCATAGCAAGCATGTGGTTGCCACTAGCCGAAAACTTATCCCGCTTTATGTACTAAACAAAGAAGATATATATTTATCAAGCAATTAA
- a CDS encoding FlgO family outer membrane protein: MRNLLITLCLPLGFGCSQMLDSLNPEPKPVEQDNAAQLVSEQRMVKAPESNEALFQSNLNKQSNYTKSAPAKRKNINHYVRGIMQDMVENLQYVNDKTPLAVSSFVFLDDDYSDGSLLGNQIAESFMHELHSFGVPVIDFKTTDYMRVTPAGDFVFSRDYLELNQDQNFNYVLAGTLVSHQGGVLVNARIVGIQSKAVVGSAQGFIPQSVVDALNSSYRTDGIMLKQASE, encoded by the coding sequence ATGAGAAACTTATTAATTACCCTCTGTTTGCCATTAGGCTTTGGCTGTTCGCAAATGTTAGATTCGCTAAATCCAGAGCCTAAGCCAGTTGAACAAGACAATGCTGCCCAGCTTGTTTCAGAGCAACGTATGGTAAAAGCACCAGAGTCTAATGAGGCGTTATTTCAGTCTAATTTAAACAAACAAAGCAATTACACCAAAAGTGCCCCTGCAAAACGCAAAAATATAAACCATTATGTTCGCGGTATAATGCAAGACATGGTCGAAAACCTGCAATACGTAAACGACAAAACACCACTTGCTGTATCTAGTTTTGTATTTTTAGACGACGACTATAGCGATGGCAGCTTACTCGGAAATCAAATAGCCGAAAGCTTTATGCACGAACTACATAGTTTTGGTGTGCCGGTAATCGATTTTAAAACAACCGATTACATGCGTGTAACGCCTGCTGGTGACTTTGTTTTTAGCCGTGATTACTTAGAGCTAAACCAAGATCAAAACTTTAATTATGTATTAGCAGGCACGTTAGTAAGCCACCAAGGTGGCGTATTAGTAAATGCGCGTATAGTGGGCATACAAAGCAAGGCAGTGGTAGGTAGTGCACAAGGTTTTATTCCACAATCAGTGGTTGATGCGTTAAATAGTAGTTATCGCACAGATGGAATTATGCTTAAACAAGCAAGCGAGTGA
- a CDS encoding FlgO family outer membrane protein, giving the protein MRLLLPFILLNLTACNLVPPPEPSIPTDAPKAAMAPYTVNEYVVNLTSQLGQVNGALNANARIGVSSFYYADALDTKLVTGQASGLSLQIQESLLTQFTQLGYHTVEYRLGNNLILAQNADSILSRDLSKLRNRQNIDLVITGTVTRQQHAYIVNARIVNIENKQVLSAGSTEIPINVMWGNEKIQQRDGSLYRSEY; this is encoded by the coding sequence ATGCGCCTTTTACTGCCTTTTATATTGTTAAATTTAACCGCTTGTAACTTGGTACCGCCCCCGGAGCCGAGCATACCTACTGACGCGCCTAAAGCTGCAATGGCACCTTACACGGTTAACGAGTACGTGGTTAATTTAACCTCGCAACTTGGCCAAGTAAATGGGGCTTTAAATGCAAATGCGCGCATTGGTGTAAGCAGCTTTTACTATGCTGATGCATTAGATACAAAGCTAGTAACAGGGCAAGCATCGGGCTTAAGCTTGCAAATTCAAGAAAGCTTATTAACCCAGTTTACTCAGCTTGGTTATCATACCGTTGAGTACCGCCTCGGAAATAACCTTATTTTAGCGCAAAATGCAGACAGCATTTTAAGCCGCGACTTAAGTAAATTACGCAATCGCCAAAATATTGACTTAGTGATCACTGGCACAGTAACGCGCCAGCAGCATGCTTATATAGTTAATGCAAGAATAGTTAATATTGAAAACAAGCAAGTACTGTCGGCGGGCAGTACAGAAATCCCTATAAATGTAATGTGGGGAAATGAAAAAATTCAGCAGCGTGACGGGTCTTTGTACCGTAGCGAATATTAA
- a CDS encoding SPOR domain-containing protein, with amino-acid sequence MAVKIAPTLTQINNILMLHYKDFLVTLFLGFAFANSAYSLATTQKQAVLINKEDLAALKESAQQWHETKPELERLLKLENKLQHAVNKLKQLNTPPEPEQTQLTNHLSSVDIDALFSVQVGAYKNKAMFEAAIKDIQYKQRSDSNKLEINTEQVLVNHHIFYRLKLGAFKTKEEANKACKLLKINNNCFVTYYVKTPKY; translated from the coding sequence TTGGCTGTTAAAATAGCGCCCACACTTACCCAAATTAACAACATACTTATGCTGCACTACAAGGATTTTTTAGTTACATTGTTTTTGGGCTTTGCATTTGCCAACAGTGCATATTCACTAGCAACAACCCAAAAACAGGCTGTGCTAATTAATAAAGAGGATTTAGCTGCATTAAAAGAGTCAGCGCAGCAATGGCACGAAACTAAGCCTGAATTAGAAAGGTTGCTTAAGCTTGAAAATAAATTACAGCACGCCGTAAATAAATTAAAGCAACTTAATACGCCCCCAGAACCAGAGCAAACTCAGCTAACGAACCACTTGTCATCAGTTGATATAGACGCGTTATTTTCAGTACAAGTAGGGGCCTATAAAAATAAAGCGATGTTTGAGGCCGCTATAAAGGATATTCAGTATAAGCAACGTAGTGACTCTAATAAGCTTGAAATTAACACCGAGCAAGTGCTTGTTAACCACCATATATTTTATAGATTAAAGTTGGGTGCGTTTAAAACAAAAGAAGAAGCAAACAAAGCATGCAAATTACTAAAAATTAATAATAACTGCTTTGTTACTTACTACGTCAAAACGCCTAAATACTAA
- a CDS encoding SPOR domain-containing protein, translating to MLKLKKYYKHFFVCLFTLTFGTACSITPSVKPAIDNETPNTSPDYVSITALELAQLKDAAMQWQQARAGIERILKLEKEITYLVNHIDIINSKAIAQSNQGYSNRYSRTSSKTPVNKPRRHSSYKKYTATNKQSVKLNTPKHVFALQVASVDSQQGVAKAWKELNTKAAPLFRDKILTNVETAKVNDKTFYRLKLGSYQNLKNAKADCEVFKMYKLDCIVSNYTDKPIKL from the coding sequence ATGCTTAAATTAAAAAAATACTATAAACACTTTTTTGTATGCCTTTTTACGCTTACGTTTGGCACGGCGTGCTCTATTACGCCTAGTGTTAAACCTGCTATTGATAATGAAACACCCAACACTTCGCCTGATTACGTGTCGATTACAGCATTAGAGCTTGCCCAATTAAAAGACGCCGCAATGCAGTGGCAACAAGCACGCGCCGGAATAGAACGCATTCTAAAACTCGAAAAAGAAATTACTTATCTTGTAAATCATATCGATATAATTAATAGCAAAGCTATAGCGCAGTCTAACCAGGGTTACAGTAACCGTTACTCACGTACATCTTCGAAAACGCCAGTTAATAAGCCTCGTCGACATTCGTCTTATAAAAAATATACTGCTACAAATAAACAATCAGTAAAACTAAATACACCAAAGCATGTGTTTGCACTGCAAGTTGCGTCTGTAGACTCGCAGCAAGGTGTTGCTAAAGCATGGAAAGAGTTAAACACCAAAGCAGCGCCATTATTTAGAGACAAAATTTTAACTAATGTAGAAACTGCAAAGGTGAATGATAAAACGTTTTACCGTTTAAAGCTTGGCTCATACCAAAACCTTAAAAATGCCAAAGCTGATTGCGAAGTGTTTAAAATGTACAAGCTCGATTGCATAGTAAGTAACTATACCGATAAGCCTATTAAACTTTAA
- the galU gene encoding UTP--glucose-1-phosphate uridylyltransferase GalU, which produces MKAVIPVAGLGTRMLPATKAIPKEMLPVVDRPLIQYVVNEAVAAGVKEIVLVTHSSKNSIENHFDTSFELEATLEKRVKRQLLAEVQAICPKDVTIIHVRQGEAKGLGHAINCAAPIIGNEPFVVILPDVIVDDVESDLKKDNLAEMIARFEETKHSQIMVEPVPMDEVDKFGVVDLGDVELHQGESSPIINMVEKPPVDEAPSNLSVVGRYVLSENIWPLLAKTPQGAGNEIQLTDAIAMLMQQEKVDAYAMKGRSHDCGSKIGYLKATIEFALRREEFAGELKTFIKSLI; this is translated from the coding sequence ATGAAAGCAGTGATCCCAGTAGCAGGCCTAGGTACGCGTATGTTACCTGCCACAAAAGCAATTCCTAAAGAAATGCTCCCTGTGGTAGACCGCCCACTTATTCAATACGTAGTTAATGAAGCCGTGGCAGCAGGTGTTAAAGAAATTGTACTTGTAACGCACTCAAGTAAAAATTCTATCGAAAACCACTTTGATACCAGCTTTGAATTAGAAGCCACACTAGAAAAACGCGTAAAGCGGCAATTACTTGCCGAAGTGCAGGCAATTTGCCCTAAAGACGTAACCATTATTCACGTACGCCAAGGCGAAGCTAAAGGCTTAGGCCATGCAATTAACTGTGCTGCGCCAATTATTGGCAACGAACCGTTTGTAGTTATTTTGCCAGACGTAATCGTTGACGACGTAGAAAGCGACCTCAAAAAAGATAATCTAGCAGAGATGATTGCTCGCTTTGAAGAAACTAAGCATAGCCAAATCATGGTTGAGCCAGTACCAATGGACGAAGTAGACAAGTTTGGTGTAGTTGATTTAGGCGACGTTGAGCTTCACCAAGGTGAAAGCTCGCCTATTATTAACATGGTAGAAAAGCCACCAGTAGATGAAGCACCTTCAAATCTATCGGTAGTAGGGCGTTATGTATTAAGCGAAAATATTTGGCCTTTACTTGCAAAAACACCACAAGGCGCTGGCAACGAAATTCAACTTACAGATGCAATTGCAATGTTAATGCAGCAAGAAAAAGTTGACGCTTACGCCATGAAAGGACGCAGCCATGATTGTGGTAGTAAAATAGGTTACTTAAAAGCAACGATTGAATTTGCTCTGCGCCGTGAAGAGTTTGCAGGTGAATTAAAAACGTTTATTAAATCGTTAATTTAA